From the genome of Vicia villosa cultivar HV-30 ecotype Madison, WI linkage group LG2, Vvil1.0, whole genome shotgun sequence, one region includes:
- the LOC131650179 gene encoding uncharacterized protein LOC131650179: MNMIISWNVRGLNNAGKCNEITTRLKKLDPDIAILVETRVKLNKVNSIRNKFGNSFSYIDNYSKHLNGRIWILWNNNRVNLVVEDCTDQLIHVRVQSNSGDLVMWCTAIYAHNQIIHRRQLWRDIAQIHGGIDGPWMCMGDFNNVVCAMDRIGGRSVQENEYIELTDMMKDADLHEKESQGDHFTWSKKHSLGTIYTRIDRVIGNMDWHQKFVNYILYIMELGVSDHSLLFLKKNLQQRNMRNYPFKFPNAVVTTEGFLQAIEENWNTPMEGNVMYVAWKKIRRLQPIIK; encoded by the coding sequence ATGAATATGATCATAAGCTGGAATGTGAGGGGGTTGAATAATGCAGGGAAGTGTAATGAGATTACAACCCGTCTCAAGAAGCTTGACCCTGATATTGCTATACTAGTGGAAACTAGAGTGAAGTTGAATAAAGTAAATAGCATTAGAAATAAATTTGGTAACAGTTTTTCATACATCGACAATTACTCCAAACATTTGAATGGCCGTATCTGGATTCTATGGAATAATAATAGAGTTAATCTTGTTGTAGAGGATTGCACAGATCAACTTATCCATGTTAGAGTGCAATCCAATAGTGGTGACTTGGTTATGTGGTGCACTGCGATTTATGCTCACAACCAAATTATTCACAGAAGACAACTCTGGAGAGACATTGCTCAAATTCATGGTGGCATTGATGGACCATGGATGTGTATGGGAGATTTTAATAATGTGGTGTGTGCTATGGATAGGATTGGAGGAAGATCTGTGCAGGAAAATGAGTATATAGAGTTGACAGACATGATGAAAGATGCTGATCTTCATGAGAAAGAGAGTCAAGGGGATCATTTCACCTGGTCTAAAAAACATAGCTTGGGCACAATATACACGAGGATTGATAGAGTTATTGGCAACATGGACTGGCATCAAAAGTTTGTTAATTATATATTGTACATCATGGAACTTGGGGTGTCAGATCATTCCctgttgtttttaaaaaaaaacttgcaACAGAGGAATATGAGAAATTATCCGTTCAAATTTCCTAATGCAGTGGTCACCACTGAAGGATTCTTGCAAGCTATAGAGGAAAACTGGAATACTCCAATGGAAGGGAATGTTATGTATGTGGCGTGGAAAAAGATTAGAAGATTGCAACCTATTATCAAATAG